A genomic stretch from Erwinia sp. E_sp_B01_1 includes:
- the deoR gene encoding DNA-binding transcriptional repressor DeoR: METRRDERVNKLACALKRTDKIHLKEAAQLLGVSEMTIRRDLNEQPSAVVLLGGYIVSDPKSLQGHYFVSDQQAHNVDKKRRLGLLAASLIEPGDTVFFDCGTTMPWIVDAIDDELAFTAICCAMNTFLALKEKPACQVILNGGEFHADNAVFTPLGQGSVMDSLCPGKAFISAAGIDAVQGATCYNLNELPMKHQAMLRASQKILVADSSKFGKVLPARIGDLCEFDTLISDEVPPKELASLLKEAGMMP; the protein is encoded by the coding sequence ATGGAAACCCGGCGCGATGAACGCGTAAATAAGCTGGCGTGTGCGCTTAAGCGAACCGATAAGATCCACCTCAAAGAGGCGGCGCAACTTTTGGGTGTTTCCGAGATGACCATCCGGCGAGATCTCAACGAGCAGCCTTCGGCGGTGGTGTTGCTGGGCGGCTATATCGTCAGCGATCCCAAAAGCCTTCAGGGCCACTATTTTGTCTCCGATCAGCAGGCGCATAACGTCGATAAAAAGCGGCGTTTAGGACTGCTGGCGGCCTCGCTGATTGAACCGGGCGATACGGTATTTTTTGACTGCGGCACCACCATGCCGTGGATAGTGGATGCGATAGACGACGAGCTGGCTTTTACCGCTATCTGTTGTGCCATGAACACTTTCCTCGCCCTGAAAGAGAAGCCTGCCTGTCAGGTGATCCTGAACGGGGGAGAGTTTCATGCCGACAATGCGGTGTTCACCCCGTTGGGCCAGGGGTCAGTGATGGACAGCCTCTGTCCGGGCAAGGCCTTTATTTCGGCTGCGGGTATTGATGCCGTGCAGGGAGCAACCTGCTACAACCTTAACGAACTGCCGATGAAGCATCAGGCCATGCTGCGTGCCAGCCAGAAGATTCTGGTGGCGGACAGCAGCAAGTTCGGTAAAGTCCTGCCTGCCCGCATCGGGGATCTCTGTGAATTTGACACGCTGATCAGCGATGAAGTGCCGCCGAAAGAGCTGGCTTCATTGCTGAAAGAGGCCGGGATGATGCCTTAG
- the deoC gene encoding deoxyribose-phosphate aldolase: protein MQNTDFARYIDHTLLAANATQAQITTLCEEAITHHFYAVCVNSGYVPLAAKLLAKSEVKVCSVIGFPLGAALTSAKAFEAKAAIEAGAQEIDMVINVGWLQSGETEAVSADIQAVREVCGPIPLKVILETCLLSDAQIIQICEICREHQVAFVKTSTGFSTGGAREEHVRLMHKTAGPDVAVKASGAVRDRQTAESMIKAGATRIGTSSGIAIVKGTSPAGEGY, encoded by the coding sequence ATGCAAAACACAGACTTTGCCCGCTACATAGATCACACGCTGCTGGCCGCTAATGCCACCCAGGCGCAAATCACCACCCTGTGCGAGGAAGCAATCACCCACCACTTTTATGCGGTCTGCGTTAATTCCGGCTATGTCCCCCTGGCGGCAAAGCTGCTGGCAAAGAGCGAGGTAAAAGTCTGTTCTGTGATTGGCTTCCCGTTGGGCGCAGCGCTGACCAGCGCCAAAGCTTTTGAGGCGAAAGCCGCCATTGAGGCTGGCGCGCAGGAAATTGATATGGTGATTAACGTGGGCTGGCTGCAAAGCGGCGAGACTGAGGCGGTCAGCGCGGATATTCAGGCGGTGCGTGAGGTTTGCGGCCCGATCCCATTGAAGGTAATATTGGAAACCTGCCTGCTCAGCGATGCGCAAATCATTCAAATCTGTGAAATTTGTCGTGAACATCAGGTCGCCTTTGTCAAAACATCTACCGGTTTCAGCACCGGCGGCGCCCGTGAAGAGCATGTCCGTCTGATGCATAAAACGGCAGGTCCGGATGTGGCGGTAAAAGCTTCTGGCGCGGTTCGCGATCGTCAGACCGCAGAGAGTATGATTAAGGCTGGCGCTACCCGTATCGGCACCAGCTCCGGCATCGCCATCGTCAAAGGCACCAGCCCGGCCGGCGAGGGATATTAA
- a CDS encoding 2-hydroxyacid dehydrogenase, translated as MKVLIAAEENAWGGMIQQFRQRLPDVEFTASAGHAAESLAGYDALIPGMAKVTPELLKTADKLRLIQQSGVGLEGVDVAQASAQGIQVANVPSHSSGNADSVAELGIWMMIGLARKAREIPEMIATRKLGLPVGMGLAGKTVGLVGLGGIGKALAKRLVPFGVRLIGVKRTADQAFAKEHQLDWLGNMANLPVLLSEADFVILSLPDNEATHHIIDETALAQMKQGSFLINLGRGGLIEKQALQAALEVNHLAGAGLDVFWQEPPEPDDSLFHYNVIATPHIGGVTDNSMNGIVAGVCENLRRLRDGETILNVKG; from the coding sequence ATGAAAGTTCTGATAGCGGCTGAAGAGAACGCCTGGGGTGGGATGATTCAGCAGTTTCGCCAGCGTCTGCCTGACGTCGAGTTTACCGCTTCTGCAGGCCACGCCGCCGAAAGCCTGGCCGGATATGATGCGCTGATCCCCGGCATGGCTAAGGTCACGCCTGAACTGTTGAAAACTGCCGATAAACTCAGGCTGATCCAGCAGTCTGGCGTCGGGCTGGAGGGCGTGGATGTTGCTCAGGCCAGCGCTCAGGGCATTCAGGTCGCAAATGTGCCTTCGCACAGTTCCGGAAATGCTGACTCGGTCGCTGAACTGGGGATCTGGATGATGATCGGCCTGGCGCGAAAAGCCAGAGAGATCCCGGAGATGATCGCCACGCGCAAACTGGGATTGCCAGTGGGAATGGGCCTGGCTGGCAAAACAGTAGGGCTGGTAGGCCTGGGCGGGATCGGTAAAGCGCTGGCGAAAAGACTGGTGCCTTTTGGCGTTCGCCTGATTGGGGTCAAAAGAACCGCCGACCAGGCCTTTGCCAAAGAACATCAGCTCGACTGGCTGGGCAATATGGCGAATCTGCCGGTGCTGCTCAGCGAAGCCGATTTTGTGATCCTCAGCCTGCCCGACAACGAGGCCACCCACCATATCATTGATGAAACCGCGCTGGCGCAGATGAAGCAGGGCAGTTTCCTGATCAATCTTGGGCGCGGCGGGTTGATTGAAAAGCAGGCGTTACAGGCCGCGCTGGAGGTTAACCATCTTGCCGGCGCGGGGCTGGATGTGTTCTGGCAGGAGCCGCCAGAGCCGGATGATTCGCTGTTTCACTATAACGTGATTGCCACCCCGCATATTGGCGGGGTAACGGATAATTCCATGAACGGGATTGTGGCGGGCGTCTGTGAAAACCTGCGCCGCCTGCGCGATGGCGAAACGATCCTGAACGTTAAGGGCTAA
- the ettA gene encoding energy-dependent translational throttle protein EttA encodes MAQFVYSMHRVGKVVPPKRHILKNISLSFFPGAKIGVLGLNGAGKSTLLRIMAGIDKDIEGEARPQPGLKIGYLEQEPKLNLEHTVRESVEEALAEVVGALKRLDEVYALYAEEDADFDKLAAEQGRLEEIIQAHDGHNLNTQLERAADALRLPDWDAKIANLSGGERRRVALCRLLLEKPDMLLLDEPTNHLDAESVAWLERFLHDFEGTVVAITHDRYFLDNVAGWILELDRGEGIPWEGNYSSWLEQKDARLAQEASSEAARRKSIEKELEWVRQGAKGRQSKGKARLARFEELNNTDYQKRNETNELFIPPGARLGDKVVEVTNLKKSYGDRLLIDDLTFSVPKGAIVGIIGPNGAGKSTLFRMMSGQEDPDSGTIVLGDTVKLASVDQFRDSMDNSKTVWEEVSGGQDIMRIGTTEMPSRAYVGRFNFKGVDQGKRVGELSGGERGRLHLAKLLQVGGNMLLLDEPTNDLDIETLRALENALLEFPGCAMVISHDRWFLDRIATHILDYQDEGNIEFFEGNFTEYEEYKKRTLGADALEPKRIKYKRMIK; translated from the coding sequence GTGGCTCAATTCGTCTATAGCATGCATCGCGTCGGCAAAGTGGTTCCGCCGAAGCGTCATATTTTGAAAAACATCTCCCTGAGCTTTTTCCCGGGTGCCAAAATCGGCGTGCTGGGTCTGAATGGCGCAGGTAAATCCACTTTGCTGCGCATCATGGCCGGTATTGATAAGGATATTGAAGGGGAAGCCCGTCCGCAGCCAGGCCTGAAAATCGGTTACCTGGAGCAGGAACCCAAGCTGAATCTGGAACACACCGTCCGCGAATCCGTTGAGGAAGCGCTGGCCGAGGTGGTGGGCGCGCTGAAGCGTCTGGACGAGGTTTACGCGCTTTATGCTGAAGAAGACGCAGACTTCGATAAGCTGGCCGCAGAGCAGGGACGACTGGAAGAGATTATCCAGGCTCACGATGGTCACAACCTGAATACCCAACTGGAACGTGCTGCCGATGCGCTGCGCCTGCCAGACTGGGATGCTAAAATTGCTAACCTGTCCGGTGGTGAGCGCCGCCGTGTGGCCCTGTGCCGCCTGCTGCTGGAAAAACCAGACATGCTGCTGCTGGACGAACCAACCAACCACCTGGATGCGGAATCCGTGGCATGGCTGGAGCGCTTCCTGCATGACTTCGAAGGCACCGTTGTGGCGATTACGCACGACCGTTACTTCCTGGACAACGTGGCAGGCTGGATCCTGGAACTGGACCGTGGCGAAGGTATCCCCTGGGAAGGCAACTACTCCTCCTGGCTGGAGCAGAAAGATGCCCGTCTGGCTCAGGAAGCTTCAAGCGAAGCGGCCCGTCGTAAATCCATTGAGAAAGAGCTGGAGTGGGTTCGTCAGGGCGCTAAAGGCCGTCAGTCTAAAGGCAAGGCCCGTCTGGCCCGCTTTGAAGAGCTGAACAACACCGATTACCAGAAGCGTAACGAAACCAACGAACTGTTTATCCCGCCAGGCGCACGTCTGGGCGATAAAGTGGTGGAAGTGACCAATCTGAAAAAATCTTACGGCGACCGTCTGCTGATTGACGATCTCACCTTCTCAGTGCCTAAAGGCGCTATCGTCGGCATCATCGGCCCGAACGGCGCCGGTAAATCGACGCTGTTCCGTATGATGTCAGGTCAGGAAGATCCGGATTCCGGCACTATTGTGCTGGGTGACACCGTGAAGCTGGCCTCTGTGGATCAGTTCCGCGACAGCATGGACAACAGCAAAACCGTGTGGGAAGAAGTCTCCGGCGGCCAGGATATTATGCGCATCGGGACCACCGAAATGCCAAGCCGTGCCTACGTGGGCCGCTTTAACTTCAAAGGCGTGGATCAGGGCAAACGCGTTGGCGAGCTGTCCGGTGGTGAGCGTGGTCGTCTGCATCTGGCCAAGCTTTTGCAGGTTGGTGGCAACATGCTGCTGCTCGATGAACCAACCAACGACCTGGACATTGAAACCCTGCGCGCGCTGGAAAACGCCCTGCTGGAGTTCCCGGGTTGCGCGATGGTTATCTCGCATGACCGCTGGTTCCTCGACCGTATTGCCACCCACATTCTGGATTACCAGGATGAAGGCAATATCGAATTCTTCGAAGGTAACTTTACCGAATACGAAGAGTACAAGAAGCGTACGCTGGGCGCCGATGCGCTGGAGCCAAAACGCATCAAGTACAAGCGCATGATCAAGTAA
- the radA gene encoding DNA repair protein RadA, whose amino-acid sequence MAKAAKRAFVCNECGADYPRWQGQCSACQAWNTITEVRLSASPTVARNERMGYAGSSGPSRVQKLSEISLEAQPRFSTGFKEFDRVLGGGVVPGSAILIGGSPGAGKSTLLLQTLSKLAQDTKTLYVTGEESLQQVAMRAHRLGLPTDNLFMLSETSIEQICQIAEQEQPKLMVIDSIQVMHMADVQSSPGSVAQVRESAAYLTRFAKTRGVAIVMVGHVTKDGSLAGPKVLEHCIDCSVLLDGDADSRFRTLRSHKNRFGAVNELGVFAMTEQGLREVSNPSAIFLSRGEEITSGSSVMVLWEGTRPLLVEIQALVDHSMMGNPRRVAVGLEQNRLAILLAVLHRHGGLQMADQDVFVNVVGGVKVTETSADLALMLSMVSSLRDRPLPQDLVVFGEVGLAGEIRPVPSGQERISEAAKHGFRRAIVPAANVPKKPPENMKVYGVKKLADALAILEDL is encoded by the coding sequence TTGGCCAAAGCGGCAAAACGCGCCTTTGTTTGTAATGAATGCGGCGCAGATTATCCACGCTGGCAGGGGCAATGCAGCGCCTGCCAGGCCTGGAATACGATTACTGAAGTGCGTCTGTCGGCGTCGCCGACCGTTGCGCGCAACGAGCGTATGGGCTATGCGGGCAGTTCAGGCCCGAGCCGGGTGCAGAAGCTTTCTGAGATTAGCCTGGAAGCCCAGCCGCGTTTCTCTACCGGCTTTAAAGAGTTTGACCGCGTGCTCGGCGGTGGCGTCGTGCCCGGCAGTGCCATCCTGATCGGCGGAAGCCCTGGTGCCGGGAAAAGTACGCTGCTGCTGCAAACCCTCAGCAAACTGGCTCAGGATACCAAAACCCTTTACGTCACCGGTGAAGAGTCGCTTCAGCAGGTCGCTATGCGCGCCCACCGTTTAGGTTTGCCTACCGATAATCTCTTTATGCTGTCGGAAACCAGTATCGAGCAGATCTGCCAGATAGCCGAGCAGGAACAGCCGAAGCTGATGGTGATCGACTCCATTCAGGTGATGCACATGGCGGACGTTCAGTCTTCGCCGGGCAGCGTTGCGCAGGTACGTGAAAGCGCCGCTTACCTGACACGCTTTGCTAAAACCCGTGGTGTGGCTATCGTTATGGTCGGCCACGTCACCAAAGATGGTTCGCTGGCGGGGCCGAAGGTGCTGGAGCACTGTATTGACTGTTCCGTGCTGCTGGATGGCGATGCCGATTCCCGCTTCCGCACGTTGCGCAGCCATAAAAACCGCTTTGGTGCCGTGAACGAGCTGGGCGTGTTTGCCATGACCGAGCAGGGGCTGCGTGAAGTCAGCAACCCTTCAGCAATTTTTCTCAGCCGGGGCGAGGAGATAACCTCAGGCAGTTCCGTGATGGTGCTGTGGGAGGGGACGCGTCCGCTGCTGGTGGAGATTCAGGCGCTGGTGGACCATTCCATGATGGGCAACCCAAGGCGCGTTGCTGTGGGTCTGGAGCAGAACCGTCTGGCTATCCTGCTGGCTGTGCTGCACCGCCACGGCGGCCTGCAGATGGCCGATCAGGATGTCTTTGTGAATGTGGTTGGTGGCGTTAAGGTCACCGAGACCAGTGCCGATCTGGCGCTGATGCTGTCGATGGTTTCCAGCCTTCGTGACCGCCCGCTGCCACAGGATTTGGTGGTATTTGGTGAGGTCGGGCTGGCCGGAGAGATTCGTCCGGTGCCCAGCGGTCAGGAACGTATTTCAGAAGCGGCCAAGCATGGTTTCCGTCGGGCCATCGTGCCTGCGGCAAACGTGCCGAAAAAGCCGCCGGAAAATATGAAAGTCTATGGCGTGAAGAAGCTGGCCGATGCGTTGGCCATTCTGGAAGACCTCTGA
- the rbsK gene encoding ribokinase — MDIAVIGSNMVDLITYTNTMPKAGETLEAPDFALGCGGKGANQAVAAAKLGAAVMMVSKVGEDLFADNTVKNLQQFGVDTRYVTVAPGTSSGVAPIFVDDQSQNRILIIKGANARLSPQDIDDAAEELKRCRLMVLQLEIPLPTVYHAIDFARQNNIQVILNPAPAVAGLDIDYACLCDYFMPNETELEILTGLPVSTEEEVIRAGQMLLGRGLKNLIITLGSRGSVWMHGDAVHRVSPMSVKAIDTSGAGDAFIGCFAHGLVQHGDVARAMQSASAYAACSVTGRGTQLSYPDADTFHRFLNAN, encoded by the coding sequence ATGGATATTGCTGTTATTGGTTCCAATATGGTCGACCTGATTACGTATACCAATACGATGCCAAAAGCGGGGGAAACCCTGGAGGCGCCGGATTTCGCTCTGGGCTGCGGCGGCAAAGGGGCTAATCAGGCCGTTGCAGCCGCAAAGCTTGGCGCTGCGGTGATGATGGTCAGTAAAGTGGGCGAAGACCTGTTCGCCGACAATACGGTGAAGAATTTGCAGCAGTTTGGCGTGGATACCCGTTACGTGACCGTTGCCCCTGGCACCTCCAGCGGGGTGGCACCCATTTTTGTGGATGACCAGTCGCAAAACCGCATTCTGATTATCAAAGGGGCTAATGCCAGACTCTCCCCACAGGATATTGATGATGCCGCAGAAGAGTTGAAGCGCTGTCGCCTGATGGTTCTCCAGCTGGAGATCCCGCTGCCGACGGTTTATCACGCCATTGATTTCGCCCGCCAGAACAACATCCAGGTGATCCTCAACCCGGCTCCGGCAGTAGCCGGTCTGGATATCGATTACGCCTGCCTGTGTGACTACTTTATGCCTAACGAAACGGAGCTGGAGATCCTGACCGGTCTGCCCGTCAGCACGGAGGAAGAGGTTATCCGTGCCGGTCAGATGCTGCTGGGACGCGGTCTGAAGAATCTGATTATTACGCTTGGCAGCCGGGGTTCGGTATGGATGCACGGCGATGCCGTTCACCGTGTCAGCCCGATGTCGGTCAAAGCCATTGATACCAGCGGAGCCGGGGATGCCTTTATTGGCTGCTTTGCCCACGGCCTGGTGCAGCACGGGGACGTGGCCAGGGCGATGCAGTCCGCCTCAGCTTATGCCGCCTGTAGCGTCACCGGACGGGGAACTCAGCTTTCATACCCCGATGCCGATACCTTTCACCGTTTTCTCAACGCTAACTGA
- a CDS encoding zinc-binding alcohol dehydrogenase family protein, producing the protein MTIKAIAINPEKPQQFIEIQCEKPTPGEYDLLVEVRAASVNPVDTKVHKGAQKNGLQLPKILGWDASGVVLEVGSKVSGFKAGDEVYYAGDITRPGSNTTHQLIDARITGHKPASLDWAESAAIPLTALTAWEGLFDRLQLDKAEEGKTLLIVGGAGGVGSLAIPFAKLHSKVTVIATASRPDSVQWCKDRGADLVINYQDMAGELEKHGLKQVDYIFCLNDTDGHWEAMAKLIAPQGHICTIVENEKPLEMNELKLKSAALHFEFMYTRSMYTTPDIARQGEILDATAKLLDEGKITTSLSKTLQGLSVDTLTEAHRLVLEGHMRGKVVMVY; encoded by the coding sequence ATGACAATCAAAGCGATTGCAATCAATCCAGAAAAACCGCAGCAATTTATTGAAATTCAGTGTGAAAAACCGACACCCGGCGAGTACGACCTGCTGGTTGAAGTCAGGGCCGCCTCGGTTAACCCCGTTGATACCAAAGTGCATAAAGGCGCGCAGAAAAATGGTCTGCAACTGCCCAAAATCCTCGGCTGGGATGCCAGCGGCGTGGTGCTGGAAGTGGGCAGCAAAGTCAGCGGGTTTAAAGCGGGCGATGAAGTTTATTACGCCGGGGATATTACCCGTCCGGGTAGCAACACTACTCATCAGCTGATTGATGCCCGTATCACCGGCCACAAACCGGCTTCGCTCGACTGGGCGGAATCCGCTGCGATCCCGCTGACTGCGCTGACGGCCTGGGAAGGTTTGTTCGATCGGTTACAGCTGGATAAAGCGGAAGAAGGCAAAACGCTGCTGATCGTCGGCGGCGCTGGCGGTGTGGGTTCACTGGCTATCCCGTTTGCCAAACTGCACAGCAAGGTCACGGTGATTGCCACTGCTTCTCGCCCGGACTCAGTACAGTGGTGTAAAGATCGCGGGGCTGATCTGGTGATTAACTATCAGGATATGGCGGGTGAGCTTGAGAAGCATGGCCTGAAGCAGGTGGATTATATTTTCTGCCTGAATGACACCGATGGTCACTGGGAAGCGATGGCTAAACTGATCGCGCCACAGGGCCATATCTGCACCATCGTTGAGAACGAAAAGCCGCTGGAGATGAACGAGCTGAAGCTGAAAAGCGCCGCGCTGCATTTCGAGTTCATGTATACCCGAAGCATGTACACCACGCCAGATATCGCCCGTCAGGGAGAGATTCTGGACGCCACAGCGAAGCTGCTGGATGAGGGGAAAATCACCACCTCGCTGAGCAAAACCCTGCAAGGCCTGAGCGTGGACACCCTGACCGAAGCTCACCGTCTGGTGCTGGAAGGCCATATGCGCGGGAAAGTGGTGATGGTTTACTAA
- the serB gene encoding phosphoserine phosphatase, with product MPNSLTWCDLPSDVSLWPGLPLSLSGDEVMPLDYRAGRTGWLLYGRDLNKTSLTELQRQLGAAMVIVSAWRVEEYHVVRLAGSLTPRATKLAHDAGLDVAPLGKIPHLKTPGLLVMDMDSTAIEVECIDEIAKLAGCGEQVAEVTERAMRGELDFAASLRQRVATLKGADANILAQVRDELPLMPGLTELVHKLQALGWHVAIASGGFTWFAEYLRDKLDLSAIAANVLEIRDGKLTGEVLGDIVDAKYKADTLLKLAERFDIAPEQTVAIGDGANDLLMIKASALGIAYHAKPTVNEQTEVIIRHADLMGVFCILSGSLIFDER from the coding sequence ATGCCAAATAGTCTGACCTGGTGCGACCTGCCTTCCGATGTCTCTTTGTGGCCGGGTTTACCTCTATCTCTCAGTGGCGATGAAGTCATGCCGCTCGACTACCGTGCCGGCCGCACTGGCTGGCTTTTGTACGGGCGCGATCTGAATAAAACCAGCCTCACGGAACTCCAGCGTCAGCTTGGGGCCGCGATGGTGATCGTCAGCGCCTGGCGTGTTGAAGAGTATCACGTCGTTCGCCTGGCTGGATCCCTGACGCCGCGCGCCACCAAACTGGCCCATGATGCCGGTCTTGATGTGGCACCGCTGGGTAAAATCCCCCATCTGAAAACGCCAGGTCTGCTGGTGATGGATATGGATTCCACCGCGATTGAGGTGGAGTGCATTGATGAAATAGCCAAACTGGCGGGCTGCGGTGAGCAGGTTGCAGAAGTGACCGAGCGGGCGATGCGTGGCGAGCTGGACTTTGCCGCCAGCCTGCGTCAGCGCGTGGCAACCCTGAAAGGTGCGGATGCCAATATTCTCGCTCAGGTGCGCGATGAGCTGCCTTTGATGCCGGGCCTGACTGAGCTGGTGCATAAGTTACAGGCTCTGGGCTGGCATGTGGCGATAGCCTCAGGTGGCTTCACCTGGTTTGCTGAGTACCTGCGCGATAAGCTGGACCTCTCAGCAATTGCCGCCAACGTGCTGGAAATCCGCGACGGCAAGCTGACCGGTGAAGTGCTGGGCGATATTGTCGATGCGAAATACAAAGCCGACACGCTGCTGAAACTGGCGGAGCGCTTTGATATTGCGCCCGAGCAGACCGTGGCTATTGGCGACGGCGCTAACGATTTGCTGATGATCAAGGCTTCCGCGTTAGGCATTGCCTATCACGCCAAGCCTACAGTGAATGAGCAAACTGAAGTGATCATCCGTCATGCGGATTTAATGGGCGTGTTCTGTATTCTCAGTGGCAGCCTGATCTTTGATGAGCGTTAA
- a CDS encoding LysR family transcriptional regulator, with protein sequence MMFKQLQDMALFALVAECGSFTGAAKRAGLPKSSVSQRISQLEHSVGLRLINRTTRQLNLTFAGERYLVHCQEMMQASERANMAIQRLRDNPSGRLRITSPAGIGATLLARFNAAFQQKYPDVTLEVSVSDEVRDLVQDGYDVALRTGQPQDSSLIGRRIGYCERLLVASPGYLEQHEALTHPQQLAEHRCIAHRAWSEWLLKKDEEYYRWLLPPVHMTDNLVYARECALGDAGITLLPRFLTEQVLQEGDLVPVLPEWQVEGNELWLVYPSRKLNSPALGSFIDFALQSPIFREFYQ encoded by the coding sequence ATTATGTTTAAACAGCTGCAGGATATGGCTCTGTTTGCGCTGGTAGCCGAATGCGGCAGTTTTACAGGCGCAGCAAAGCGCGCGGGTTTACCGAAATCCAGCGTCAGTCAGCGCATCAGTCAGCTTGAGCACTCTGTGGGGCTGCGTCTGATTAACCGCACTACCCGCCAGCTCAATCTGACGTTTGCCGGTGAACGTTACCTGGTGCACTGTCAGGAGATGATGCAGGCGAGCGAGCGGGCCAATATGGCGATACAACGTCTGCGTGATAACCCCAGCGGACGGCTGCGCATCACCTCTCCAGCCGGGATTGGGGCTACATTACTGGCGCGTTTTAACGCGGCTTTCCAGCAAAAGTACCCGGACGTCACTCTGGAAGTTTCGGTCTCTGATGAAGTCCGCGACCTGGTCCAGGATGGCTATGATGTGGCGTTGCGCACCGGGCAGCCTCAGGACTCTTCGCTGATTGGGCGACGTATTGGCTACTGTGAGCGCCTGCTGGTGGCTTCACCCGGCTATCTCGAACAGCATGAGGCGTTAACCCATCCTCAGCAGCTGGCTGAACATCGCTGCATTGCTCACCGCGCGTGGAGCGAGTGGCTGCTGAAGAAAGATGAGGAGTATTACCGCTGGCTGCTGCCACCCGTCCATATGACCGATAACCTGGTGTATGCCCGTGAATGCGCGCTGGGGGATGCGGGGATTACGCTGCTGCCACGATTTTTGACCGAACAGGTATTACAGGAAGGTGATTTAGTGCCGGTGTTGCCGGAGTGGCAGGTGGAAGGCAATGAGCTTTGGCTGGTCTATCCAAGCCGTAAGCTGAACTCACCTGCATTGGGTTCCTTTATAGACTTCGCGCTACAGTCGCCCATTTTTCGTGAGTTTTATCAGTAA
- the nadR gene encoding multifunctional transcriptional regulator/nicotinamide-nucleotide adenylyltransferase/ribosylnicotinamide kinase NadR, with product MSSFEYLKVAIRQQGCTLQQVADASGMTKGYLSQLLNAKIKSPSAQKLEALHRFLGLEFPRREKTIGVVFGKFYPLHTGHIYLIQRACSQVDELHIIMGYDEPRDRQLFEASAMSQQPTVSDRLRWLLQTFKYQKNIRIHSFNEEGMEPYPHGWDVWSRGINEFMENHGIVPNRVYTSEEFDAPQYQQHLGIEAVLIDPKRSFMSISGAQIRHDPFRYWEYIPTEVKPFFVRTVAILGGESSGKSTLVNKLANIFNTTSAWEFGRDYVFSHLGGDEMALQYSDYDKIALGQAQYIDFAVKYANKVAFIDTDFVTTQAFCKKYEGREHPFVQALIDEYRFDLVILVENNVPWVADGLRSLGSSVDRKEFQTLLISMLEENNIEFQHVEQDNYDERFLRCVELVKEMLGA from the coding sequence ATGTCGTCATTCGAGTATCTGAAAGTAGCTATTCGCCAGCAGGGCTGCACGCTGCAACAGGTGGCGGATGCCAGTGGCATGACCAAGGGCTACCTCAGCCAGTTGCTTAACGCCAAGATCAAAAGCCCGAGCGCGCAGAAACTGGAAGCGCTGCACCGGTTTTTGGGCCTGGAGTTCCCCCGTCGTGAAAAGACCATTGGCGTGGTGTTCGGTAAATTTTATCCCCTGCATACCGGTCACATTTATCTGATTCAGCGCGCCTGTAGCCAGGTTGATGAACTGCATATCATCATGGGCTACGACGAGCCGCGCGATCGCCAGCTGTTTGAAGCCAGCGCGATGTCACAACAGCCCACCGTCAGCGATCGGTTGCGCTGGCTGTTGCAGACTTTTAAGTATCAGAAAAATATCCGCATTCATTCGTTTAATGAAGAGGGCATGGAGCCTTATCCACACGGTTGGGACGTGTGGAGCCGCGGAATCAACGAGTTTATGGAAAACCACGGCATAGTGCCGAACCGTGTGTACACCAGCGAAGAGTTCGATGCGCCGCAGTATCAGCAGCACCTGGGGATCGAGGCGGTGTTGATCGATCCTAAGCGATCTTTCATGAGCATCAGCGGCGCGCAGATCCGTCACGATCCTTTCCGTTACTGGGAATATATTCCTACCGAAGTGAAGCCTTTCTTTGTACGCACGGTGGCGATCCTCGGCGGCGAGTCCAGCGGGAAGTCAACGCTGGTGAATAAGCTGGCTAACATCTTCAATACCACCAGTGCATGGGAATTTGGCCGCGATTATGTCTTCTCTCATCTGGGTGGGGATGAGATGGCGCTGCAATATTCTGATTACGACAAGATCGCTTTAGGCCAGGCGCAGTACATCGATTTCGCGGTGAAGTACGCCAATAAGGTAGCTTTTATCGATACGGATTTCGTGACCACTCAGGCGTTCTGCAAGAAGTACGAAGGGCGTGAACATCCGTTTGTGCAGGCGCTGATTGATGAGTACCGTTTTGACCTGGTGATTCTGGTTGAGAATAACGTGCCCTGGGTGGCAGATGGGTTGCGCAGTCTGGGCAGTTCGGTGGATCGCAAAGAGTTTCAGACGCTGCTGATCTCAATGCTGGAAGAGAACAATATTGAGTTTCAGCATGTAGAGCAGGATAACTACGACGAGCGTTTCCTGCGCTGCGTGGAGCTGGTGAAGGAGATGCTGGGGGCGTAA